Below is a genomic region from Micropterus dolomieu isolate WLL.071019.BEF.003 ecotype Adirondacks linkage group LG08, ASM2129224v1, whole genome shotgun sequence.
GAACCCgtttttggttttaaactccAGAGTAGCGTGTAGTGCAGACAGGTGAAAACaacgcagacgctcacgtttggctttctgattggctcttatcagtcatgcaaagaaacagaaacactgacagagttttagtgtttttattaaaatatgttgtactatgtaaataacacttgcacacttgtactgtgcatgtctcTGTATttactagggctgcagctaacgatgattttagtattcgaagcttcgatagattatttcaacgattcattgatgcgtcgtttaagaagcaGCGCCCCCCTcccggtaacgggatcagctgtgaaCGTTTCTAAGTGATAAATATTTATTGGtgctttcggaaattcatagtgtgtcatacagcaaacatcagaccaacaaccagacagctgagTGCTataagttatactaaaggctcgtgcagactacacgaccgTCAGCGtcggccgtgccgttcacacaacttgccgtcataTGAACAtgtcttgaagttgttgtggccgttcacactacttgactgatcggtgacagggacacacgcacactacaggagctgacgggtgctgtgtcacccgacgctggtctccaaaccacgttttgtcaagaaaacacgtgaaacgggaaatgagcgatcctgcacacgaaacagctgctgttggttattctaaagacaaagaatctgggtgaaagggtggattagcacacgcaggtagcagggattgtcagagctacagagagagctgcaggggagttaaaaggtgcagctccccacacccagttaactcctgactgtgaggctACAACTCACTGCCCACCCAGGAGAAcgatgtgcacattttcagctgaggactgcggcttactttggcttcaactcaacaatcagtcacggtttcagttaaatgctaaagttgctgttactgttcccttgtctgtggtccgctggcagttttacggtggacggacggtaacattacagttgttgttttctttagcttgaaataatcccacactctggacactttcttcttcgtccctcgctattttctctctcttcctccactttgcaaacagcgccgtTATAATCttgtcgtgttcacagcgtaagcacgatgtgcgacagtaataaatgtccctgcgaaacagtgtgctgtaaagttacatggattaaacgaagcatcgatgcaaagaatttgtgtcgatgcatttAGTCTTCTTTAATAGTAATCGATGAATCANNNNNNNNNNNNNNNNNNNNNNNNNNNNNNNNNNNNNNNNNNNNNNNNNNNNNNNNNNNNNNNNNNNNNNNNNNNNNNNNNNNNNNNNNNNNNNNNNNNNctagggctgcagctaacgatgattttagtattcgaagcttcgatagattatttcaacgattcattgatgcgtcgtttaagaagcaGCGCCCCCCTcccggtaacgggatcagctgtgaaCGTTTCTAAGTGATAAATATTTATTGGtgctttcggaaattcatagtgtgtcatacagcaaacatcagaccaacaaccagacagctgagTGCTataagttatactaaaggctcgtgcagactacacgaccgTCAGCGtcggccgtgccgttcacacaacttgccgtcataTGAACAtgtcttgaagttgttgtggccgttcacactacttgactgatcggtgacagggacacacgcacactacaggagctgacgggtgctgtgtcacccgacgctggtctccaaaccacgttttgtcaagaaaacacgtgaaacgggaaatgagcgatcctgcacacgaaacagctgctgttggttattctaaagacaaagaatctgggtgaaagggtggattagcacacgcaggtagcagggattgtcagagctacagagagagctgcaggggagttaaaaggtgcagctccccacacccagttaactcctgactgtgaggctACAACTCACTGCCCACCCAGGAGAAcgatgtgcacattttcagctgaggactgcggcttactttggcttcaactcaacaatcagtcacggtttcagttaaatgctaaagttgctgttactgttcccttgtctgtggtccgctggcagttttacggtggacggacggtaacattacagttgttgttttctttagcttgaaataatcccacactctggacactttcttcttcgtccctcgctattttctctctcttcctccactttgcaaacagcgccgtTATAATCttgtcgtgttcacagcgtaagcacgatgtgcgacagtaataaatgtccctgcgaaacagtgtgctgtaaagttacatggattaaacgaagcatcgatgcaaagaatttgtgtcgatgcatttAGTCTTCTTTAATAGTAATCGATGAATCAATTCAAACCTAgtatttactttgcaatgaCAGTCTACGGAACATTCTTCTTTAGCCGAATCTTCTGCAGCTGCAGAGCAGACagtctgcttcctgtttacaccggcacacaGATGCCCAGTGAATTTGAACGGTCACatgatgtgcgttttcagtcgttttaaaaCAGACGGAGATCAGTTCCGATACGCAGataaaacactggtgtggacagagagcgattttaaaacaaaaaagctgcAGCCTGTTCCCCGGGTGGATCCCTGCTTCAGTAGGGTGCTGTGAGGCGCCGACACACGCCACAAAAACTGACGTATTTCCTTAATCAATGACGTCGATGAATCGCCCCAGCACATAGACAATCCTCATCCCGCAGTCAATGTGatgaataaaaactaaaacactaTCAGCAGCACAAGTCGGCGTCCTCCGACCTGTCCCTGTGTCTTTCTCAGGACGAGGCCTTCGCCTTGTGGATCGAGCAGTGGGCCAAGCTGTATGAAGACGAGTCCCCGTCCCGGATGATCATCAAGTACATCCATGACAACTACTTCCTGGTCAACCTGGTGGACAACGACTTCCCACTGGAGAACTGTCTGTGGCAGGTCATCGACGACATGTTCGAGCTGCTGGACGCTCCTACTGAGCCTCTGAGCGACGCGGCGCTCGCTCAGTAAATCTTAGGACCAGAGAACACTACAGAACTATTTTATGCATTATCTAAAAAGCTGCTATTTACAGACAGAGCAGAGTAAGAAGTGTCCTTCAGTATTTTATAGGAGTTTTTAtggatgtttttaaagtgtccTTCATCCTCGCAGCACTTCCAGCTGATAAACTACACTTCCTGCTCACACAGGTGACCCGCTCAACTTTTCACACCTGAAAACAAACCTCACAGAATGAGTTGTGATgaatttatactttttattttcatggaagaaaataatgaaaagctatattttaataaaatattttaaatactgtgTGCAGTTAGAGGAGAGGACCGACAGCTGCACCTGCTGCCTGAACACCTTTTAAACAGACGTCGTATTTATTTGTTCTATCTGAAactaattaaatcatttttcacTTCAACAAGAGACCTGCTGAGTTTTTGTTATTACTGAGTAGTACTCACGTATTGTACTTAGTTACACATTTGAGGTACACCCACAACATCTCagtatttttgtacttttttacttcactacatttttcTGACAGCTACTTTAAAAATTCAGATATTTACACATAATACGAGTTTATgaaatgttataaattaaacttccaacagtttatacaagtacagctgatcGATCAGTCGGTTTAAGTAATTTCCCCTGTCAAACATGTCATCTTTCAGCTTCTCATGAAGATCTGCTGCTTCTCCTCTGAATGATCTTAATAACTGTGATGTTTGTTGTCACGTTGATCTTTGGACTGTTcgttgtgaaggtgtcactttgggctctgggttaCTGTGATGGCAGAATCTTtgcaaaccaaacaatcaatgtATTGATGAAGGAAATAATTagcagattgatccagaatgaaaagaatcatcagctgcagtctgatactAAACAGTTCAGAATGAGCAGCACTTTATGAAGTACAAAGTGAAGCATCGCGGCTACGTAACTCGAAGTACATACATAACTTCATGTACATACTGTGAAGTCTGAGTACAAAGGCCAGAGGACAGGACGCTGCAGCAGACACATGACTTGGCAGGGGGGTTTCCACACAGTGAGTAACTCCACCTGCCAACAACTGAACACACAAATCATCAGAGCGAGCGAGATGGTGCGAGGTGGCGTAGATAAGTGTGAGCAGCGTGACCTGAGGATCACCAAACTCAGACAGAGCTGCAGCTGACGCCATCACAACATGaagatcagcagcagcaggtgcatGGCGGCTTAAACTTAATCTTTTATCCAGATGTTTGTGAAATTGTAAAATATGATACCTGAGTTAATAAAGTATCCAGCTTCCCCTCTGCTCCTCAATTATGACAGAATGAATCAATGTTCATGTCTGGGTTTCTTGACTTTAACATGTTGACCTGCTGATTACAGTTCATCCCGAGGGAAACATGAACGGTGAACCACATGAAGCCTTTAAGTGCAGCTCCTCAGCGTTACTCTTCCTCCAGCAGTATTTCATCAGCCGGCATGTTCTGCATGCAGATTATCGACTCACGAGTAAAAacaagtgtttgttttcttcattcGAGGTGATTTGTTCAGCCTGATCATGTCATCATAACATCAAACCCAGATCATTACAGACCTGTAGCACCACTGAGAGTGTTTGAGTCAGGTGAAAGTTCAGCAGGGCCATTAAACACTGGAGTTGAACTGTGAGGAGGAATGTACAGGCTGaagctgtgacctctgaccccgtTTCATAGGACTGTGGGAATCCTGCAGCTGTGAGCAGCCATCCACGGAGAGACAGCTGCAGTTCCTGGACTGATGTCTGTAAGCAGCCAGAGACACGGTGTTTATTCTCCGTTACAATAAACCCCGTGGCCTCAGATTCTCTGCTGTTGTAGAtgaagttttatttagtttgtgttCGCTGCAGTCAGAGTTACACAACCACAGCccggaggggggggggggtcaggtTACAACATGCAGCTCACTGCCACGTGTGAGGCTGACTTCACACATTTGGCTCATTGCAGCAGGAAAGGCGTCCCAGCAATGAACTAAACCAGGACCCTGAAAGTacagcagctaaatggaatccAGCCACCACCTGTGCTTCATTGACTTTAAtctgaatgtgtgtttaaatgtgtatttttgttaaaGAAACTCTTCAATCCTGTCCTGCTGTCCATGGCAACATGTGTGCagagaaaaaagacattttatattttttaacaattcATCGAGCAGACTGTGGACTGGTCAGACCAGTTCTCCCGGTCAGACCAGACTCCTCCTTTGTCACAGGTAAGGACACCTGCAGAAGCAAAGCTGGTGTCCTGAAACACGTGTGTGATCTCTCATGAAGATGAGCTGTGAGCGCCCTCTACGCCCTCTAATGTCACTGCACTGCATTCTCCGTTCATGAGGACAGAGTCTGAGGGACACTCTAAACTCTAAATAATATGAGAATAAAGACTAATATtttattctcataatattactaatattaATATAACCTTTTCCTCATAAACTATGATTTAGGTCCTAATATTACAGCTTTATTCTTGTaatctgactttattttttactttttattctcAAATACTTCAATTAGGAAAAAATATCTAAAGTTATATGAAtaaagtgaatgtgtttttttgtcatgagaacagcattttaaaaacacagttttatgACTAATATAACAACTTTTTCTTCTAAAATGCAACTCATATTACAAACATACTCACAAAAtaatgactttttgttgtaataaaatatcattttattttgaaataattatGTTATTCTCATATTTCAgctgtttgacttttttttctaaGGTTTCTTTTCTCCTTGTGGCTCTTAATTCTAATTGAATCACTAATGTTTCATCACAGGAGGTTAGCTAATCATTAGCTATCATTAAGATGAACCCAGTGAACCTCGGGTTTATTACATCGTTTATTTTCTAAAACACTGTACAGTTTATCTGTagacacacaaaatacagatCACAGACACACCTGCCTCTGTTTCATGTTTATGTGTCTGCATTTCCTGTATAAAAGTATAAGTCTTTCTAtggattaaaatatatttatgatctgtcaaacattttgtaaacagctcagaaaaatacacaaaacaaaatattgggCTTAAgtaaatatgtatttgtgtgaatGGGTTGTAGGTAAACAGTAAATATAGAACTGTGAATATGTAAATGAATTCAGTTAGTTATTTAATTACACAGTACATACACATGTAGActacaatatatacatatttactCTCCAGGCATGACACtctatgattgattgattgaactTCTTTAATGATTATTAATATAAAGCCAGATGTGACCCAAATATAAAAACCATCAGGATAAAAACACTTCCAGTTATTATGAAGCACATTTAGGCcagaaaaaatacataaaattggTTGAAAATAGTAATAAGTCTGAGCTAAAGTTTTTatacttgtgtttttgtacagttaaAATGATACAACATGTTAATCTGAACTTTAGAGGTGATTTAGTTACATTTGGTATCTCCAGGCCAGGCTAGGGGGCTCCAGACTGTTTCAGGGGAGGCCCTCAGACTCAGACTCTGAAAAtctctgtgctaagctaagctaaccacttATATTAAAAGGACAGATGTGAACTGGTATCAGTGGTCTTGTCAAACTCTCTTCAGGAAAGCAATTTCCCAAAATCTTGATCTTTAATTTAACTCTCTATAAATGAGTCTGAAATCAGTCTGCGAGCTGTGATTTACTGGATTTAAGACACGAGTTGGACAAGAGTTTTATCTACCAGGTGAGGACAAATGTCTCTCCCTGTTTGACTGCAAGATTTCAGATTCAAAACAAAGTGCAGCTCAGCACAAAGTCCCATCATGTTGCAGAAAGTTGTAGGTCAGCACACAGACAGCGGGCGCGCATGTTGCTAGTTAGCTTTAACTAATCAGCGTCTGTAAAGTCGAGACTTTGGCTGTTAAGGAGAAATGAAAAAACAGTCGAGCAATTTATAGGAACAGAATGGTTTAGTCTGGGCACCTCTACACACATCGTCTTTCCATCACTCCCTGGAGACTCACTCTAACCTTTAAGTCTTCACCATAAATTTGAATGATTTACATTATAGGGACTTGTGTTATGAggaatacacaaacacacatggacTCCTTCAGCAGTAAATGCATAAAAACCTTCTCTTCATATTCAGTCTGAACAAACTGAACAGAGTCAAACTTTTTACTCTGCATCTTAGCAAGTTAAAATTTTGAGATGTTGAAGTTTCCattcaaaatgtgcataaagtaatttaacaacattttcagAAAGTTAGCAAAAGAAAACGTGAATGGATGCCCTGAATGCAGTGAGCTCATTGGCTGATGaagacaaacagctggtggaGCTGATTCTCCAGTCAGCTGCCGTTCaaccaccacagaagaagacgACACACCGAGGCAACGTCATTAAAAGAGCTGCAGTCAGAGTTCAAACGATGGAAAATGTGGAGACCTTTTTGTTCTCCTCATCGCTCCTCACACGGCTGATGCTTTCAGTCACTGCTTCATGTTACTGCAGCGTTTATTCACCAAGACTGTTTCTGTTTATCCACAAACTACTTTCCCACCTCGGCTGAGAGGAAAAACGTTTCCAGTGTTTCCACTCAGGGCTGTTTAATTGAATATGTACATAAAACAGGTAGATGTAAACATTATAGTTCAGACTTAACTCTAAATATTGAGCAGAATCTATGACCTTGAAAGTAAAAATTACACAGCAGAGATTTTCCATCAGAGAGGGAACATGCTGCAGATACTGCCACAGAGAGCGGTGCACCAGTTTTTAATGGTGTTTACTGGCACACTGGGATACTGTGGTCCACTTTTTAACAATCAGAAAAGGTTCATATTTCTATCTAACACTTTGAACCGGATCCTTTAAACTTTTCAAAAATAGAAAATGCAGCTGTAAAACACCCATGAAAAAGGAAACTGAGTTTCAAATTATATACAGAAGGTTCAGCTTTCTATTCTGAGTAAGAACATTACAACACGATATAACTCTATCTTCTGCATCGGCCTCTCACTCACTTCAGTTTAAAAGCCAACAGGACGTCAGGAGGACCGACGGTGATCTGCTCAGTCCGGTCATCTGTGTGAAGACTAAACCTCTCGTGTGATACTGACACTAACATTAGTTTACGAGATGCAAGATCCCAAGTGTAACAAGTCACTTTGCAGCTTTCAAAGGTCGGGGTCATCCCCCCGGAGGGTGTTGAACTCTTCAGGGGCCGAGTACCTGTCGGCACCCTGACCACCTGACTGTCGGAAGCCCGCTGCGATCTCGTCGAAGCTGCGGCCCTTGGTCTCTGGCACCTTGAAGTAGGTAAAGACGAAGAAGCCGAGTAGCAGGACAGTGAAGATGACAAAGACGTAGGGGCCACAGAGTAGCTGCAGGGACATCAAAAGCAAAACGTGATTACTTTTTAATTATAGGCACAGCTGCAGTAATAAAGCCTGTACATACATAATGCTATAAAGAGTCAACTGTCAGGATGTTTCTGGACTGCAGATGTACACTGGAAATGAAGCTGTCTCACCTCAACATACTGAAAGCACATCCCCACTAAGAAGTTGGCTGACCAATTAGAGAAACCAGCAACTGCGATGGCAGCGGGCCGGGGCCCCTGGCTGAAGAGCTCGGCCACGATAAACCAGGGAATAGGGCCGGGGCCGATTTCAAAAAAGGCCACAAAACTGAAGATTGCCGCTATGCTGACAAAGGACATCCAGTGGAAATGGTCCTGAGGAGCACAGCACAGAGGCGTTCAGTCACTTCATGTGAAGAGTGGATGACGTGACGGTGAGTGCTAAGACTTACCAACAGTGCCAAGGCAGCAGTTAGAAAAACAGCTGAGACTGCCATGCCCATCAAACCAACCAGGTGAAGAGGTCTCCTGCCCGCACGCTCCACTACAAACagctgcagaggaggagggagagtaTTAACCAAACATCCTGCAGGTGAACATCTGAGGCTTTctggtttttaaaatgtgacttACAGAAACCACAGTGAAGACAGTGTTGACCACTCCTGTACCAATGGTTGCATAGACGGGCTGGGACACACCAGCTCGCTCAAAGATCCCAGTCGAGTAGTAAATCACCTGAAGAGGTCGACAGTTACTTTACTGTTTCTGCTGTTAGTGTGGGTTAGAGCTGCTCTGCAGACTTTAGACATCAGACTTTAGACTGCTAGAACTGCTTCTTGACTTGGACTTTGAAAATTGATTTACTTGATACTTGAGAATTTTTGACTTACAGCGTTGATTCCAGACAGCTGCTGTGAGAGTTGCAGCATGACAGCAACAAAGATAGGCTGGCGGTAGTTGGGGGAGCGGAACAGCTCAGGGATGGTCACCGTCTTCTCCCTCATCATCTGCTGGCTCTCCTCCTTCATCTCCTGCATGTCCTCGCTCACCTCATCAGTGCCCCGCAGCTTCACCAGAACTGCAAATCAGAAGTTCACGTCATACGTCACGACATCCACGTCGGCCTGGAAAAGGACTTACAAAGCTGCCACACAGCTGCCTGATACGCTTGGCAGGATATATGCAGTCAAACAACAATAGTAGCCAACAGTCGTCAACCTTTCTGGAAGCCTTTGGTGCCAGAGAATCCCACTACATGAACTTGTAGAGAAACTGCAGTAACTTGTAGAGAAACTGCAGTAACTTGTAGAGAAACTGCAGTAACTTGTAGAGGAATTACAGTAACTTGTAGAGGAATTACAGTAACTTGTAGAGAAACTACAGTAACTTGTAGAGAAACTGCAGTAACTTGTAGAGGAATTACACGTCGGCCTGGAAAAGGACTTACAAAGCTGCCACACAGCTGCCTGATACGCTTGGCAGGATATATGCAGTCAAacaacgtctcgggttacgtatgtNNNNNNNNNNNNNNNNNNNNGCCTGATACGCTTGGCAGGATATATGCAGTCAAACAACAATAGTAGCCAACAGTCGTCAACCTTTCTGGAAGCCTTTGGTGCCAGAGAATCCCACTACATGAACTTGTAGAGAAACTGCAGTAACTTGTAGAGAAACTACAGTGACTTGTAGAGAAACTGCAGTAACTTGTAGAGGAATTACAGTAACTTGTAGAGGAATTACAGTAACTTGTAGAGAAACTGCAGTAACTTGTAGAGAAACTGCAGTAACTTGTAGAGGAATTACAGTAACTTGTAGAGGAACTACAGTAACTTGTAGAGAAACTGCAGTAACTTGTAGAGGAATTACACGTCGGCCTGGAAAAGGACTTACAAAG
It encodes:
- the LOC123975027 gene encoding solute carrier family 2, facilitated glucose transporter member 1-like translates to MECSGQVTPQLMLAVGTAVIGSLQFGYNTGVINAPQKTIESFYNETWTGRHSESISQTTVTALWSLSVAIFSVGGMFGSFSVGLFVNRFGRRNSMLMANVLAVIAAVLMGFSKLAASFEMLIIGRFIVGLYSGLSTGFVTIYVEEISPTTLRGALGTLHQLGVVIGILMAQINWLLMVPFSELGSCSSDFVLVKLRGTDEVSEDMQEMKEESQQMMREKTVTIPELFRSPNYRQPIFVAVMLQLSQQLSGINAVIYYSTGIFERAGVSQPVYATIGTGVVNTVFTVVSLFVVERAGRRPLHLVGLMGMAVSAVFLTAALALLDHFHWMSFVSIAAIFSFVAFFEIGPGPIPWFIVAELFSQGPRPAAIAVAGFSNWSANFLVGMCFQYVELLCGPYVFVIFTVLLLGFFVFTYFKVPETKGRSFDEIAAGFRQSGGQGADRYSAPEEFNTLRGDDPDL